In Palaemon carinicauda isolate YSFRI2023 unplaced genomic scaffold, ASM3689809v2 scaffold1438, whole genome shotgun sequence, the following proteins share a genomic window:
- the LOC137635580 gene encoding uncharacterized protein: MFQRTLILAAISAAFAQLNPISPCDLITDKLQRAFRSMDPHTFPIIKNVNYIRDNTSYTFDFLNLIFKGFSNVSCNSFNNFEPNEATLTLTGQNLELDTNNFEIQINPPFSADEQRANFSLQVDAYTLKLRFRYDYYSPDLFNLCIERNSLQTIFHAKGIRIYTELTQVDWEVNNHPEEVVETINLHFSYYFGDLTTGLNCLFCKPIVFLRTAIPTTTPGTIRTSSTTRPYTSRRPGSSRSG, encoded by the exons ATGTTCCAGAGAACATTGATCCTGGCGGCAATTTCAGCTGCCTTTGCACAATTGAATCCAA TTTCACCGTGTGACCTAATTACTGATAAACTACAAAGGGCATTTCGTTCTATGGATCCACACACGTTCCCCATTATCAAAAATGTCAATTATATTCGTGATAACACCAG ttaCACCTTCGACTTCTTAAACCTGATATTTAAAGGGTTTTCCAATGTTAGCTGCAACTCCTTCAATAACTTTGAGCCAAACGAG GCAACACTGACCCTCACAGGACAAAATTTGGAATTAgataccaataattttgaaatacaaATTAATCCACCATTTTCTGCCGATGAACAAAGAGCCAACTTTAG TTTGCAGGTGGATGCCTATACTCTGAAGTTGAGGTTCAGATACGACTATTACTCGCCGGATCTCTTCAATCTCTGCATCGAAAGAAATTCTCTCCAAACGATCTTCCACGCCAAAGGAATCAGG ATCTACACTGAACTCACACAAGTGGATTGGGAGGTGAATAATCATCCAGAAGAAGTGGTGGAGACTATAAATCTTCACTTCTCCTACTATTTCGGCGACCTGACCACAGGACTCAACTGTTTATTTTGCAAACCCATTGTTTTCTTACGGACTGCGATTCCTACCACTACACCTGGAACCATAAGAACATCTTCAACCACACGCCCTTATACAAGTAGACGTCCAGGGTCTTCTAGAAGTGGCTGA
- the LOC137635581 gene encoding uncharacterized protein yields the protein MHLNTLGFADEQRTNFTSQVHNYTLELRFKNDLYKLKPFSLCIANEPLNITFHAHRIVNDVRDSPQMTQELNDHPKEVVKAINHYLRHFANDITTTLNDLLCNDTPLTTTIPNTTP from the exons ATGCACCTTAATACACTAGGTTTTGCCGATGAACAAAGAACCAACTTTAC TTCGCAGGTGCATAACTATACTCTGGAGTTGAGGTTCAAAAACGACCTTTACAAGCTGAAGCCCTTCAGTCTCTGCATCGCCAATGAACCTCTCAATATTACCTTCCATGCCCATAGAATCGTG AACGACGTTAGAGACAGTCCACAAATGACTCAGGAGCTAAATGATCATCCAAAAGAAGTGGTGAAGGCTATAAATCATTACCTTCGTCACTTTGCCAACGACATTACCACCACACTCAACGATTTACTTTGCAATGACACTCCCCTAACGACTACGATTCCTAACACTACACCGTAG